A part of Micromonospora chersina genomic DNA contains:
- the trxA gene encoding thioredoxin yields MPQDTQQGRLTPVTDETFATVVLAADRPVVVDFWAEWCPPCRPVSKHLAELAEEFGDALRFVTVNSDENPQSTRAYQVMSMPTMLVFRDGQVVGSIVGARPKNHLRLSFARHLDG; encoded by the coding sequence ATGCCTCAGGACACGCAGCAGGGCCGACTGACCCCGGTCACCGACGAGACCTTCGCAACCGTCGTGCTGGCCGCCGACCGGCCGGTGGTGGTCGACTTCTGGGCGGAGTGGTGCCCGCCCTGCCGCCCGGTGTCGAAACACCTGGCGGAGCTGGCCGAGGAGTTCGGCGACGCGCTGCGCTTCGTCACCGTGAATTCGGACGAGAACCCGCAGAGCACCCGGGCCTACCAGGTGATGTCGATGCCGACGATGCTGGTGTTCCGGGACGGGCAGGTGGTGGGCTCGATCGTCGGCGCCCGGCCCAAGAACCACCTGCGGCTGAGCTTCGCCCGGCACCTCGACGGTTGA
- a CDS encoding glycoside hydrolase family 65 protein: MIRERAYPVEPWHVRETRLDMDVLAQSESVFALSNGHVGLRGNLDEGEPHGLPGTYLNSFYELRPLPYAEAGFGFPESGQTVVNVTNGKLIRLLVDDEPLDVRYGELLSHERVLDLRAGTLHRELHWRSPAGRDVKVRSTRLVSFTQRAVAAIHYEVEALEGPLRLILQSELVANETLPPQSRDPRVAAVLESPLQAEEELTTDDGGLLIHRTKVSGLRVAAQMAHDVDAPERTSIESEGYEDWVRTTIGCVLKPGQTLRVVKYLTYGWSSRRSLPALRDQVGAALAAARLDGWDGLRREQREYLDEFWDAADVRVEGDPEVQQAVRFGLFHVLQAGARAERRPIAAKGLTGPGYDGHAFWDTEMFVLPVLTYTQPGAVRDALHWRHSTLPQAQERARTLNLAGAAFPWRTIEGPESSAYWPAGTAAFHIAADIADALRRYVLVTGDQALEEEIGLELLVETARLWRSLGHHDRTGRFHIDGVTGPDEYTAVKNDNVYTNLMAQRNLLTAADCAMRHRDQALDLGVTEEEAAAWRDAAAAMHLPYDPEIQVHGQVEGFTRLQEWDFEHTPPEKYPLLLHYPYFDLYRKQVVKQADLVLAMHWRGDAFTGPEKMRNFNYYERRTVRDSSLSACTQAVMAAEVGHPELAHRYLREAALMDLHDLNENTRDGVHMASLAGAWIALVAGFGGLRDHDGTLSFSPRLPSRLSRLEFSLQWRGMRLRVDVRPHQTTYSLRNGGPDTVVELRHHAEPIRITAAQPVTVPVPPAHPSGPQPEQPPGRAPLLHLPENMS; this comes from the coding sequence GCACGTCGGGCTGCGCGGCAACCTCGACGAGGGCGAGCCGCACGGCCTGCCCGGCACCTACCTGAACTCCTTCTACGAGCTGCGCCCCCTGCCGTACGCGGAAGCCGGCTTCGGTTTCCCCGAGTCCGGGCAGACCGTCGTCAACGTCACCAACGGCAAGCTCATCCGGCTGCTTGTCGACGACGAGCCGCTCGACGTGCGCTACGGCGAACTGCTCTCCCACGAGCGCGTGCTCGACCTGCGCGCCGGCACCCTGCACCGCGAGCTGCACTGGCGCTCGCCGGCCGGGCGGGACGTGAAGGTCCGCAGCACCCGGCTCGTGTCGTTCACCCAGCGGGCGGTCGCCGCGATCCACTACGAGGTCGAGGCGCTGGAGGGGCCGCTGCGGCTCATCCTCCAGTCCGAGTTGGTGGCCAACGAGACCCTGCCGCCGCAGAGCCGCGACCCGCGGGTGGCCGCCGTGCTGGAGTCGCCGTTGCAGGCCGAGGAGGAGCTGACCACCGACGACGGCGGGCTGCTCATCCACCGCACCAAGGTCAGCGGGCTGCGGGTCGCCGCCCAGATGGCGCACGACGTGGACGCCCCGGAGCGCACCAGCATCGAGTCCGAGGGCTACGAGGACTGGGTCCGCACCACCATCGGCTGCGTGCTCAAGCCCGGCCAGACGCTGCGGGTGGTCAAGTACCTGACGTACGGCTGGTCCAGCCGCCGGTCGCTGCCGGCGCTGCGGGACCAGGTCGGGGCGGCGCTGGCCGCGGCCCGGCTGGACGGCTGGGACGGGCTGCGCCGCGAGCAGCGGGAATACCTCGACGAGTTCTGGGACGCCGCCGACGTGCGGGTGGAGGGCGACCCGGAGGTGCAGCAGGCCGTCCGGTTCGGCCTCTTCCACGTGCTCCAGGCCGGCGCCCGCGCGGAACGCCGGCCGATCGCCGCCAAGGGCCTCACCGGCCCGGGGTACGACGGGCACGCGTTCTGGGACACCGAGATGTTCGTGCTGCCGGTGCTCACCTACACCCAGCCCGGCGCGGTGCGGGACGCCCTGCACTGGCGCCACTCCACCCTCCCGCAGGCGCAGGAACGGGCCCGGACGTTGAACCTGGCCGGGGCCGCCTTCCCGTGGCGGACCATCGAGGGGCCGGAGTCGTCGGCGTACTGGCCGGCCGGGACGGCCGCGTTCCACATCGCCGCCGACATCGCCGACGCGCTCCGCCGGTACGTGCTGGTCACCGGCGACCAGGCGCTGGAGGAGGAGATCGGCCTGGAGTTGCTTGTCGAGACGGCCCGGCTGTGGCGCTCGCTCGGCCACCACGACCGCACCGGGCGGTTCCACATCGACGGGGTGACCGGCCCGGACGAGTACACCGCGGTGAAGAACGACAACGTCTACACCAACCTGATGGCGCAGCGGAACCTGCTGACCGCCGCCGACTGCGCCATGCGCCACCGGGACCAGGCCCTCGACCTGGGCGTCACCGAGGAGGAGGCGGCCGCCTGGCGGGACGCGGCAGCCGCCATGCACCTCCCGTACGACCCCGAGATCCAGGTGCACGGGCAGGTGGAGGGCTTCACCCGGTTGCAGGAGTGGGACTTCGAGCACACGCCCCCGGAGAAGTACCCGCTGCTGCTGCACTACCCGTACTTCGACCTGTACCGCAAGCAGGTGGTCAAGCAGGCGGACCTGGTGCTCGCCATGCACTGGCGGGGTGACGCGTTCACCGGCCCGGAGAAGATGCGCAACTTCAACTACTACGAGCGGCGCACCGTGCGGGACTCCTCGCTGAGCGCCTGCACACAGGCGGTGATGGCCGCCGAGGTGGGCCATCCCGAGCTGGCCCACCGCTACCTGCGCGAGGCCGCGCTCATGGACCTGCACGACCTCAACGAGAACACCCGGGACGGCGTGCACATGGCCTCGCTCGCCGGGGCCTGGATCGCCCTGGTCGCCGGCTTCGGCGGCCTGCGCGACCACGACGGGACGCTCTCCTTCTCACCCCGGCTCCCCAGCCGGCTCAGCCGCCTGGAGTTCTCGCTCCAGTGGCGCGGGATGCGGCTGCGGGTCGACGTACGGCCGCACCAGACGACGTACTCGCTGCGCAACGGCGGGCCGGACACCGTGGTGGAGCTGCGCCACCACGCCGAGCCGATCCGCATCACTGCCGCCCAGCCGGTGACCGTGCCGGTGCCGCCGGCACACCCCTCGGGGCCGCAGCCGGAGCAGCCGCCGGGCCGGGCACCCCTGCTGCACCTGCCGGAGAACATGAGCTGA